CGGCGGCGGTTCCGGCTTGGCGGCGGGTTGCCTCGTGGTGCGAGGCTGGGTGGGTGGCGCGGCCCGCGCGGCGGTCTGGCGTGCCTTGATCTGCTCGACCTCGGCGCGCAGCGCCTGAAGCGCATCGGCAGCGGCATGGCCGCTCAACGCCTGCTCGACCTGGGTAATGCGTGCTTCCAAGGCCTGGCGGGCGTCTTGCAGGCCTGCGGCGGTCGCGGCGGTGGGCCGCTGCTGCAAGGCCTGGGCGGTTTCGTCCAGAGCGGTGACCTGCGCTTCGAGACGTTGCAGGCGGGAATCAAGCCGCTGCTGGCCGGCCTGGTCGTTCGTCGCCTGGTAGGCCAGGGCCACGAAGATGCTGAGGCCGATCAACCAAAGCCAGATCAGGCTTTGCACCACCACAGCAGTAGTCGGGCGGCGCAGAGACTGCGGGGCGTTCATGGCTGGCCTCCCGACATGGACGGCATCAGCGGGAACGTCTGCACGGCTTCGGCGGCGGGTTGTTCGGGAACCGGATCGGTGGCAACGTCGCTGCCGGGCTGCTCGAAGCAAACCTGCCGTGCCAGATCGTCCGCATGCAGTTCCCAGGCCGGCCCGGCCAGGGTGAGCAGCGCGTCGCGCACGGTCATGGGGCCAAGATGCAGATGCGCCGCCGGCAGCGGCAGCGCGTACAGCTCGATCACCGCGTTCGCCGTCTGGCACAGGCCGTAGCCGCTGCGCTTGAGCACATGCCGCAGTCCATCCCCGACCGTGGCGCGGGCGTCCTCGGGCATGGACACGTCGATGGTTTGCAGCAGCAAGTCGCGTTGCGCTGCCGTGGGGGCCAACTCGACCAGCGTGTAGCGGCCATAGCGCACGACCGGGATGAACTCCGGTGCCTCGACTTCGGCGGGAGCCGAGACCTCTTCAATGACATCGGGTGCGCGTGGCGCAGTGGTCGTCGCGCAGCCGCCAGCCAGCGCCGACCAGATCAGGCCGAGCAGTCCCGCCAGCAGGCGGCGCTTGGGATGGTGAAACCAGGATGGAAAGGGGCACATGGCATCGGCTCTTCTGTTGCGGTGCCGACACCTTGGCTGAGCACTGTCGTGCGGTCAGCCAGGAATGCGAACTGGCGCTTGCCCGTTTTTTCGAGTGGCGAACGGGTGCCGTTCGCCACGGGGGTCTTATCAAAGTCTGCTTTCATTGTGGAAATTCAAATTAAACTGTGCTTTAATGTGATGGTTCGCAGTGAAAGCCAGCTTTAAATGAAACGAAACACAGGCACCTATGCCACATCCACCACGCTGGGCGAGCCAGTGCGGGCTTTCGTGCCGCATCCGCTGCCGCCCGCCGAGCCGCCTCTGGCGGCGGCGTCCTTTGCCGACCTGAACCGTCAGGCGGAACTGGCACTGGCCCGGCTTTCGGGGGTGTCGGGGCTGGTGCCATCGGTGGACTGGCTGCTCTACAGCGCCGTGCGCAAGGAAGCCCTGCTTACCTCGCAGATCGAAGGCACTCAGGCCACGTTGACCGACCTGTTCGATGAGGAAGCGGGCTTCAAGGTCAGCAACACCGATGATGTGGCCGAAGTCAGCAACTACCTGCGTGCATTTCGCCTGGTCCAGGACCAGTTGCGCGACCCCAAGGGGTTGCCCATCAGCGTGCGCCTGCTGTGCGACGCACACCAACTGTTGCTTGATGGTGCGCGTGGTGCAGGCAAGCAACCGGGCGAACTGCGGCATTCGCAGAACTGGATTGGCGGCACGCGGCCCGGCAACGCGGTGTTTGTGCCGCCACCGCCGGAGCGCGTGCCGGAACTGCTGTCCAACCTGGAGCAGTTCATCCACGATACGAAGGACGACCTGCCTGCCTTGGTCAAGATCGCACTGGTCCATGCGCAGTTCGAGACCATCCACCCGTTTCTGGACGGCAACGGACGCATCGGCCGCCTGTTGATTGCAGCGTTGCTGGAACACTGGCGCCTGTTGGCCGAGCCACTGATGTACCTCAGCGGCTACCTAAAGCAACACCAAGCCGAGTACTACCGTCGCCTGTCGGTGATCCGTACCGAGGGCGATTGGGAATCGTGGGTCTCGTTTTTTCTGGAAGGCGTGGCGGTCTCGGCAGCTCAAGCCGAACAGAGCATCATCGCCGTCGCCAGCCTGATCGCCGCCGACCGTCGCAAGCTGTTGCAATCCCCGAAGGCCAGTCCGGCCAGCTACCGGCTGTTCGAGTTGTTGCCGATGATGCCGCGCTTTACCGTGGAACGGGTACGGCAACAGCTTCAAACCACGTTCCCGACTGCGAACGCAGCCGTGCAGATGTTGGAGCAACTGGGCATCGTGGTCGAGGTGACGGGACAGAAGAAGAACCGCAGCTACAGCTACCAAGCTTACGTTGACCTGCTGACACAGTGACGGCCCTTGGGCACGCTGCTCGGATCGATGGTGGTGGTGGCGGATCGTGCGCGAGGCGTATTCCGTCACCTGGCATGGGCACCTTCCCAGGTCTGCCAAGAAAAAAGGCCCCGAAGGGCCTGTGAAAGGGAATGCTGCAATCGCCGGATCAGTTCTGAGCCGATTTCAGACCCGGATCGACCTGCGCCAACTGGGTATGCGCCCAGCAGCGCACGAACTGGCCGTTCTCGCCGACCGGGCGGTCTGCCACCGCCGCCGAATACTCCTCGGTGTCGCTGGTGTCGTAGCAGATGACCTTGATCTCGCCGCTGTCGCAGCGGATCGAGTGGATCTGGCCGTCGGTCATATCGACCACGACGACCTGCGGAACAAGGCCCAACTCGCGTGCCGCCGACAGGACGACGCCTTGCTCGGCTGCATCCAGGCAGATGAATGGCCTTTCGTATCCGGCATCCTCGGCCAGTTCCTTGGCCTTGTCGTAGTGGATGCCCAGGACATGTTCCTCGGTCGTGCTCCTGACGGAGAAGACAGGTATGTCGGGGATGCCGGACGTGTTGACGCAGACGACCGCGATCTGCATGTCGAACTCACGCGGATTTGTGGAAGCAGTCGACGCAGTGACAACGGCCTTGCCTTCGACCTCGCCTTTGTCGTCCATGCCCATGCGTTCGCGCATTTCGTCGGCGAACGCCTCGGGGTCCATCAGACCGTAGCGCGCCAGGCGCGTGGGAATTTCCTCTGCATCAAGGTTGCCGTCCTCGATGCGCTGTTGCATGAAGGTGGCGATACTGGTTTCCAGCGCGAGGCTGTCAGGCATCGAAGGCGGAGTGGATACGTCAATCGACCAGGTGTCCACCAGCGCGTCCGTTTCGCCCGTCAGCAGTCCGTCGCCAATGGCACGTTCGCAGCGCTTTTGCAGGCGAATCAGGACGTCATCGAGTTCTTCGCCGTTGAGGTCATAGGCCACGTCCAGCGTCAGGCGAACTTTGACGGTTTCGGGCATGGCTTGGGTATGGGTGTTCATGGAAAGCTCCTTGAAAAAGAAAGCGCAGCCATGCCCACGAAAAACGTGGGCATGGCTGCAAGGTGGGAACAATGAAAAGCCGGCGGCGCAAGGCCGGCGTTGGCGTGGGGATCAGGCGGCGACCAGTTGCCGGGCCAGTGCGACTTCGACGGAATCACCGTCCGGGTTGAGCACATCCAGCCCGGATTCGGGCACGTCGCCCGACGTGCTTTGAGACACGAGGATCTTCTTGGCCATCAACGCGAGGCAGGCCATCTGCGAAGAGGCGGCATACCCCAGGTAGATGACCTTGACAGTGAGCTTCTGACCAATGCGCCATGAGCGACGCGCGGCCTGTTGCAGCGTGTACACGTTCCAGCCCGATTGGAGGAAAACAATCGTCGGAAATTCGAGCAGGTCCAACCCGGTCTTGACGAGTTCGGGGTTCGTGATGAGCACGTCGATACCCCGTTCGATCTGCTCGGCAATCCAGTCTTCTCGCTGGCTGGCATCGACGCTTGCGCGCAGAACCGCCGTCTTGAAGCCCTCTTGCTCCAGCAGCATCTTCAACCGGCTCGTGGTGTCCCGCGTGCCGGTGTAGACCGAATACACCAGGGTTTTGCGACCCGCTTCCTTCTCCTGACGGCAGATGTCGATCAGTTCGCGCTCCTTGGGCATCACCGCCAGTTCGTTGAACTGGGCCGGAGTGAACGCCAGCACGTCGCGCGTGCGTGGATGGCGCACCGTCTCTGCCCTGAAGCAGCAGTCGGGCCAAGCCAAAAGCGTGTTGAGGACCACGCCCAGCAAGGTGGTGTCCCGCTTGCGCAGGGCTTTCTTGAGCTGCTGGGTCAGGCTGGAAGCCAGCTTTTGATACGCCTCGCCTTGCTCGGCGCTCATCGGCACCTCCCGGAACTCCTCGTCATACGGCGGCAGCACGCCACCGATGTCTCGCAGTTTCAGGAAGATGGTGTACGGCAGGATGCAGCGCAGCACGCCCTTGGGGCCAAAGCCTGGGGCCTTGACCGTTCTGACCGTGACCTTGCTGCCTTTGGCCGTCTTGTGCGCCGGACCATCGGACTCGGAATAGATGTCCTTGAGGACACCGTGGTCCCTCATGAAAGCCATCGCGGCGGCGTTCATGCTGCCGTTGCGACTGGGGACGTAGCCGTCTTCGATCATGCGGCCCGGAAGCGCGCGGAACAGCAGGTGGAACAAGTCCTCCGCGTAGCCGCCCATCAGCGTGCCGGTGAGCGAGACCGTCTTGCGCACCTTGGATGCGATGACACCCATCGCCTGGCCTTGCGCAGACCCACCCGTCTTGTACTCGTGCGCCTCGTCGCATAGCAAAAGGTCGAACGTGCTGCGCGGCAGATACCGCTTCACATATTCGCTGGGTTGGTAGCCACCCTCACCGAAGCCGAACTCCATGTTCGCCATGGCCCGCTCCATGCGATGTGCCTGACGATCCGAGAACACCAACTTCCCGCTCGCATCCATCAGGTTGATGAAGTTGTGCAGGTTGTCGCCGAGCATCGAAGCCAGGAAGCTGTCCCCGAAGGTTTTCATCAGGCGTTGCGCGGTGGCTTCGCCGATGGTCGGAATGCGCTTCAAGGCACGCAGCACGGCCGAGGACTGGTCGCTGCCGGACAGTGACCGAGGACGCATCAACGTCCACAGCGCGCCGCCGCAGCCATTGCACTTGCGACGGAATTCCTCCGCCTCCAGCTCCTGAACACTAATCGGCTCGCCGTCGAGGTTGGTGACGACCTCCCCGCAGTGCGGGCAGACCCCTACGTCACCGTGACGGGTACGCTTGCGCGCGAATGCGGGCTTCCAGTGGAACCCCATGCGCATGCGCACACGGCCGAGGACGAAAAACTCCTGCGCTGGCGATGGCACGTCCAGTTGCTCGCGCAGTTTGATGAGTTTGAGCAGCGTGTCTGGGCCGTTGAGCACCCAGACCTTTGCGCCTGCGACGGTTTCGAGGATTTCCCGGCGCCACTTGTAGACCAGATGTGGCGGGCTCAGGACCAGCGTGCGGCGATATCCTTCGGCATGCAGGACTGCGGCCAGCGCAATGCCGATCGTGGTTTTTCCGGTGCCCATTTCGCCGTTGACGAACACGGCCCGCTCGCCTTGGTTGACGAGCAGTTCCGAGGCCGCATGCACAACCTCGGCCTGGGCGGGGAACAACTGGCGTTTCAGGCCGGCCAGCACCAGTTGGCGGTGCGGGCGCGGCGTGCCGCTGTAGACGGGCGGGTTGGCCCGGTTGAGGGATTCCAGCAACTCGTCGCCGAACTCGGAAACGAAGTCCTGAAGGCTCAGGGACAGTTCGGACGATTCCTGTTCGAGCAGGTCGTCGTCCAGGGACGAAGGATCTACGGCTGGGGCCGCTTCGATGACTTGTGCGTTCATGGTGATGCTCCAAGAAAACGGGGCATGCACCAGTCCCCAAGGGGCGGTGACATGCCCCAGGGTGGGAAGGAAGAGCCGGCTGGATTCGGGATCTGGCCGGTGATTAAGAGGATCAGTACTCGCTGGGCAGCAGCACCGTCGTGACGCTGCGATCCCATTCGGTGATGACCCAGACCTTCAGGCTTGGGCCGATCTCATAGGCCGAAAACAAGCGGTCCTCGCCCGACTTCAACGCGGCGTCGTTCTGACGTCGGTCGCTGTCATCGAGGTCCCCCCAGTCGGCGGACAGATGCCGCAGCAGATAGGGACGCGGATTGAGCTGGCCTTGTTGGACCAGGTTGGCGACACCCGAGGTCATGACGACCTGGCCGGGGCTGAACCTGGGAAAAGCGTGTTGCACAGGGGTGGACATGGAGGTGACTCCTTCAGAAAAGAGGCACCTCGCCCCATCGGGGTGAAGTGCCCCGGTGGGTGAAAAGAAAGAACGCCGCTGGTGCAGGCGCTCGGTGAGTACACGAATGCGGTTA
Above is a genomic segment from Bordetella genomosp. 11 containing:
- a CDS encoding PilL N-terminal domain-containing protein → MCPFPSWFHHPKRRLLAGLLGLIWSALAGGCATTTAPRAPDVIEEVSAPAEVEAPEFIPVVRYGRYTLVELAPTAAQRDLLLQTIDVSMPEDARATVGDGLRHVLKRSGYGLCQTANAVIELYALPLPAAHLHLGPMTVRDALLTLAGPAWELHADDLARQVCFEQPGSDVATDPVPEQPAAEAVQTFPLMPSMSGGQP
- a CDS encoding Fic family protein, producing MKRNTGTYATSTTLGEPVRAFVPHPLPPAEPPLAAASFADLNRQAELALARLSGVSGLVPSVDWLLYSAVRKEALLTSQIEGTQATLTDLFDEEAGFKVSNTDDVAEVSNYLRAFRLVQDQLRDPKGLPISVRLLCDAHQLLLDGARGAGKQPGELRHSQNWIGGTRPGNAVFVPPPPERVPELLSNLEQFIHDTKDDLPALVKIALVHAQFETIHPFLDGNGRIGRLLIAALLEHWRLLAEPLMYLSGYLKQHQAEYYRRLSVIRTEGDWESWVSFFLEGVAVSAAQAEQSIIAVASLIAADRRKLLQSPKASPASYRLFELLPMMPRFTVERVRQQLQTTFPTANAAVQMLEQLGIVVEVTGQKKNRSYSYQAYVDLLTQ
- a CDS encoding helicase-related protein, which gives rise to MNAQVIEAAPAVDPSSLDDDLLEQESSELSLSLQDFVSEFGDELLESLNRANPPVYSGTPRPHRQLVLAGLKRQLFPAQAEVVHAASELLVNQGERAVFVNGEMGTGKTTIGIALAAVLHAEGYRRTLVLSPPHLVYKWRREILETVAGAKVWVLNGPDTLLKLIKLREQLDVPSPAQEFFVLGRVRMRMGFHWKPAFARKRTRHGDVGVCPHCGEVVTNLDGEPISVQELEAEEFRRKCNGCGGALWTLMRPRSLSGSDQSSAVLRALKRIPTIGEATAQRLMKTFGDSFLASMLGDNLHNFINLMDASGKLVFSDRQAHRMERAMANMEFGFGEGGYQPSEYVKRYLPRSTFDLLLCDEAHEYKTGGSAQGQAMGVIASKVRKTVSLTGTLMGGYAEDLFHLLFRALPGRMIEDGYVPSRNGSMNAAAMAFMRDHGVLKDIYSESDGPAHKTAKGSKVTVRTVKAPGFGPKGVLRCILPYTIFLKLRDIGGVLPPYDEEFREVPMSAEQGEAYQKLASSLTQQLKKALRKRDTTLLGVVLNTLLAWPDCCFRAETVRHPRTRDVLAFTPAQFNELAVMPKERELIDICRQEKEAGRKTLVYSVYTGTRDTTSRLKMLLEQEGFKTAVLRASVDASQREDWIAEQIERGIDVLITNPELVKTGLDLLEFPTIVFLQSGWNVYTLQQAARRSWRIGQKLTVKVIYLGYAASSQMACLALMAKKILVSQSTSGDVPESGLDVLNPDGDSVEVALARQLVAA